The sequence CAACACAAAGATGGGGAAATATTTCAAATTCCCATGGACCAATATCAAGTGTTTATAGACGCAGGGGATATTCCCCACAGTGCTGTGCTGTGAATAATATGcatttggtggtgagagaaggtGATATGGGGATCAAGGCTGGTCGAAGACTACTGCTTCTGGATGAATTGTGCCCACCTGTGCTGGTATGTGGCTTGCATAGAACAAGCATGCTGAATTGAGTTCAACCCCCTCGTCAGTAACGGCATGGAGATAGGAGTCTGCATTCACTTGGGCAGGTAGGCTTTCTCCAGCATTCCAATGCATGCATTTGAAGAGGGGATTCTAAGCAAGTGACAGTGCATTTCAACGCTTCTGGTTTAAATTGATTTAACTCCCTTTTCCAATGGAATGTCAGGGCCCAAGAATCCACAGCATctcaccaaactacagttcctgtgaTCCTTTGGGCAGGGGGACTGACTCAGGAGGTGAATAGGCTGGCAGTGCCGCCGACTGGGACAGGGAGTGAAATTAGCTCAAGAGCACCTCAGTCTTCTCATTGCTTCCTTGAACCCACCGCCACCCTTTGGGCTCCATTTCTGTCCCCTCCATCCCCTCGACATCACTCCTGCTTGAtgcccactgctgccgccaccatgGCCATGCCCCGCATTCGCTTTCCTTGGTGGGTCTTGACATGCTTTGCTAGGTGGTCGCTCCGCATAAACCTCTTGGGGCACAGCTGGCAGCCGAAgcgcttctcgcccgtgtgcgtCCGAAGGTGCCTCTGCAGCTCATCCGAGCGGGTGAAACTTTTCCCACAGTAGAGCCAGGAGCAGATGAAGGGGCGTTCGCCCGCGTGCCAGCGGAGGTGGGCCTTCAGGTGGGACGTTTTGCCATAGACCTTGCCACAGCCTGGCAGGTGGCAGATGTGTTGCTTCTTTCTGCCTGGCTCCTCGCTGGCTCCATTCACTGCCTGGCAGTTGGGGCActtgcagcggcggcagcggcgagTGGTACCCAGGAACCCCTTGGGAGTgccctgcaggagagcagcaagaGGGGGCTGGGGGCTTAGGACCAGCGGCCGGCCCAGAGAGAAGTTGCCTGGTTGCTGCAGGCTCCACCAAGGGCCATCATCCGTGGAGGTGGTTCCTGGAGGAGGAGCTGGGCCCAAAGGCCGGGGCCCTTGCAAAAAGCTAGAGAAGTCCTGGGCCTCTGGGAAGGCATAAGAGTGTGGCATTGTGGGTGCCAGCATCTTGACAGGCGACAGCTCAAAGGAGTAGGTGGGCTCAGCTGGCGGAGTCAGGGGCAGTTCATGGGCAGAGCCACTGCTGGCTGGCCCTTGCCCGTGGTAGGGAAGCTTGGGCAGCCCAAAAGCCATGGTTGTGTGTGAGCCTGATGGGACCTCATTGCTCCAGAGTTGGAACATCCCCACAGATTCATAAGCTCCTGAACTGCTTGCTGATAAATGGGGAGCAGTGGGCACTGCTGCAAAAGTCAAGCTGGGGTGGCAGGCAGTGGCGTCCTCTGGAGGGGAGCTGCAGGTCCAGCCCTgaagcagagagaaggaaaaaggacTGAGCAACAACGCTGACTTCAATAATCCCTAATTCCTAAAACATAATCATTCTGGGCCCGAAACCCTGCTCAAGTAGACTACCTCATCTCCTATAAATGTCTCTTTGTTCCTGTTAGAACAATTGGTaactgcattctctctctctctctctctctctctctctctcacacacacacacacacacagagagagagagagagagagagagagagagagagagagagagatctccacTGCTTCAGGAGTGCTATGTGACATTGTGCTTCATAGTTACTTGCATTAGCTGTTAGAAGAAAGGAGTTGTCAAGCTCCAGGCTTTGTTCAGCAGCTGCTACAACAGGAACTGTGACTGGGCAATCATTCCTGACCCTCACCTGCCCATATGGGGCAAAGCAGACACTGAGCAGATGCACCACTAAGGCAGGGCACCTGGGAATATTCTTAGAACATAATACAGATGCTCGTGTACCACAGGTGGCAGGAGACTGGTTTCAGAAGTGCAACCAGTTCATAAGTGTGCAATTCACTTTTGGTACTGGCTCTCGTACAGGAATATGTCTACAAACAAAAGCTATTCTAGAGTAGTATCTTTCCTTAGCATCAGCCAAAAATGTTACCAAGTAAATGAACAAGCTTTCGAGTTCTCCCGAATCTTCTTCAGGCTAGATgccaatcaaacaaacaaaatagagAAGTACAGCATCGATAAAATGCTTTGGATgtcttacaaaaagaaaaaaagaaaaacccacagaAAAAACCAATTGCACAgaacgtatttttaaaaaatacaaaatacaacaaaacaaaaaacataaggaaaagctgcaacgtAAAACTTCCTAGCAGAGCTTGGAAGAAAATGATGACCACAGAACTTCTCCTGTGtgctataataataatgtcaCAGGCTGCACTCTTTGGAGTTTTAACACAATGCcctactctccctccctccctcactgcCCCCACCAATTTGGGCTAATATCCAGTCTGAATAAGAGTTTTGGAGAACTCCAAATGTTTCTGATGACTTTTTGGTATTTTGACCAGACCTTATAAAGGTATTGCCCTACAGTAGATTTGGGATTTTGCTCCTGGACCAACACAGCTATCTgcaatttttgtatttttacaacTACTATAGTACTTCTGATTATTACCAGAATGTTACTTCCAGCGGATTCTTACAACTGTGTTTCAGGTTAAATTTTCATAACTCCACACACATTCCTCCCTGCAAGTTTATATGGGAACAAAGGGTTACTATTTCACTTGCACTATCTGGAGCCAGAATAATCTTCCCAGCTCCTTCCTCTCCTAAACAGAAGCATATGAAGTCGCCTTGTGCACAGTCAGTCCCTTGGTCTATTGagctcagtgctgcctacactgactggcagtggcgcgccagggttttgggcaggagtcttttcccagccatacctggaaacagaacctggaactttttgcatgcaaggcaggttctCCAACTCTAAATTACCCTTTCTGTTAAAAAGCAAATTAGCCACAAAGCAAAGAGATGAGCAGATATAAATGAGGGAGAGGAAAAGGTGACTTCTGTTTCCCTCTGTGTTTTGGAAGCTTTCAAATTTCCAAACTGGCTGTGCTCAAACTACCTTTCATGCTGTGGGGGATCAAGGCTGGTCGAAGACATTTTGCTGACTGAGGTGAAAAAGAAAATGGCGCCCATCTCCCAACATCCAAAAGTCAAGACACATTGTACCCAAGGCCAGTCACGTTAGTCTGGCACGTGAGACtgaccccccccatctctcccctcctccccgaTGATTCAGCAAGCTGGACAGTGCTAGCCCAAGACAGCTTTCTACCTGAAGTGGCACCAAATGACCCCCTCCCACCTCTCTGTACCAGGGCCAACACGTTTTGAAGTCTTGCTGCCCACATCCAGGCACCAATTCCTGCTGTTCATCTCCCATCACTCCATGAGGGTTACAGATTTCTATTAGAAGGTGCTGGTGACACTGCTAAATGGCACAACCCCCTTTAACCATGTGAACTATATAATTTTGTGAACTCTTTCCATGTTttgatacatacatatatacatatatattaatgtatttaaaaataataataataaaagacagAACTGTTCTCTGCTCTATTCACTGGAGTTCAGGAGTCCCCGGGAAATACAGAAAAAAGGCATTTCTAAAATAATATCCCGCAATTCTGTGAACTTTTTGCATTTTGGagaagtttttgttttaaattttttatgtGGTTTCCCCTCCCTCTGACAAGTTTACAGCTCGCCTGATTCATTTTCCAAAAAAGTGATGGACACGATCCCTTAGTGTAGCATGGCTATACAATTCCCAGTCCCCCATAGATTAGGTGTGGGTTGCATACTTCTCTACTACTTTTGAATGTGGGGCAGCCCTGCAAATCCAGAAAGGCTGGACTTTCTTAAAGCGTATTTTGGCTTTagatctctctttttaaaaaaaactggtttGGGGAGAAGCACTACCCGCGCATAAGGAGCCAAAAGCAGTATTTTGTCCATATAATAACCAAAGGGCTTGTGTCCATGACGGAGTTTATTTCATTTGTGTAAAAAAATGTGAAGATGctttcacacacatacaaaagcCCCACTGTAACAACAGCAAACTGTCCATTTTTCAAAATTGTGTTTTTTGTCAACATAAGGGATCAGAGCGGCCAGCTGGTTTTTCTGCACTGGGCACCaaaaggggagactgagaggagatatgatagccatcttcaaatatctcaaggtcaCATGGAagatcagagaattgtagaattggaagggaccccaagggtcatctagtccaacctcctgcaatgcagcaatctcagataaagcatccaggacacatggccgtccaacctcttcttaaaagccctcaaagaaggagagtccacaacctgccaagggagaccattccactgtcaaacagctcttaccttcagaaagttcttcctgatgtttagttggaatctcctgtcttgtaacttgaagccattggttcaagacctaccatccagagcaggagaaaacaagcttgctccattttcttttacatagcccttgagatatttgaggatggctatcatatctcctctcaatctgttttttccccaggctaaacatacccagttccttctacctttcctcataaggcttggtttccagatctttgatcatcttggttgccctcctctgcacatgtcccAGCTTGTGCACATGTTTCAacctccttcttaaattgtattgctcagaattggacacagtattccaggtgtcgTTTGGCCAAGGCAGAATCGAGTGGCACTATtattttccttgatctggacactatactgctgttgatgaagcctagaatagcattagccttttttgctgctgcatcacactgttgactcatgctaagatggagcaagcttgttttctcctactctggagggtaggacccaaaccattgGCTTtgagttacaaggaaggagattccagcgAAACAACAGGAATAACTTTctcacagtaagagctgttcgacagcaaAATAGACTCAGGAGGCggcggagtctccttccttggagggttttaagcaagAGGTTGGGCGGGCATTTgtcatttgagattcctgcattgcagggggctggactagatgactcccagggtcacttccaactctagaattctacgattctatgatcttgATTGAGCCTTATTTAGAAGGGACTTACAGCAGAGACCCTGAGGACAACTACAAAGTATGTAACATAGAtacctccttcctcctttttgtTTCTTATCCCTCAGATCTGCAAGGAGATAGTTAAGTATTCACTGCCCATCATCAGCCTCATGTTAGAACATCAGCAAAATCCTTTCCCTGTGGAACTGCTGTTCTTTAGTTAGCACAGGAATAATCATCTGCCAGAAGGTTGAGATTATATGCACAAAAGAACTGCCTGTGCAGGACAAAACCAGCAATCCATTCTAATTGTCAACTAGGTGCTCCTGAAAAATTAATGCAGAGGGCAAGCTAGAGACAGGGGTCACCAAagggtgccctccagctgtttgaagGGCCACACGATACCCACCCTTCCCCTGTTGCAGATATCTGACAATTGCAGGCACACCCTGAAAACAATATTAATGTTACAATTCCTAATGCACACTTACTATGAAGTAAGCTTCATTGAATTCAAGGAGACTTATTTCCGAGGGAACTCCAGGGGGGGAAAATTAACTGGGTTACTTTGCAGTTGTGGGGAAGATGCTCACTCATTGTTCTGGAAGCTGATTGAGGAAACATGTATCTTTTCAAATGTTTAGGTGGAGTGTCTCACATCTTAATCTGGGGGGGAACGGGACCGTTTTTGTAGCGCTGGTATCCAAAGTTTGATATAGAATGGCACAGAACTTGGATCTGTCTTGGCAGGGATTCAAAGACTTTGCTCTGATGCAAGAAGACAGTATCAGTCATGTAAGAAGTGAATATACCCAATTATTACTATTGAGCATAACAAAGGAGCTTATGCCTAGAAGGCAGGCAGATTTTAATATTGAGCCTAACAGCAGCAGGCAGAGTTGCAGCAACCAAGTCAGAAATGAATAAACAATTGTCAGTGTATGTGGATTGAGTCccagtttacctgggagtaagtcccaatgGAGGGATTTTTCCTGAGCAAATGCATGTTGGAAATTGGGCTTCCTTCCTGGGtatacatgtataggattgtgctgtaggaCTGCAGTTGTAAATAAACTTACATTTTCAGTTTGCAAGTGGAAAGTGTTCCATGTGTCTAGTGTCAAAGCTGTTTCTAGCAGCTCTCAGAAAACAGAATTTATCTCCCAGAAACAATATTTATTCATTGAAAGGTGGTGCCACCCTCTCCAAAATAAGTTAAAGGCTACTTCCCTGAGcagacacccctccccccccaaaaaaacccagaaacgTGTTTTCTTATTAGGTATATCCATTATACTGGGCTGCATGGCACTAGGAAGTTCCTTCTGCAAAGAATGCATCCGGCGGCTTTTTGAGACAAGCATTATATTTTGATCTCAGTCCCCATCTCCAATATAATGCTATTAGTATAATAATTAATATACATAATAATGCCTTACAGGCAGATAACTGAGATAATGCATTTAAGCACTTTCTCAGTAGtgtgaaataattaataataataataatattgctcaattataattattaattattattaataataataattgctggagaagactcttgagagtcccatggactgcaagaagatcaaacgcatccattcttaatgaaatcagccctgagtgctcactggaaggacagatcgtgaagctgaggctccagtactttggccacctcatgagaagagaagactccctggagaagacactgatgctgggaaagatggagggcacaaggagaagggggcgacagaggatgagatggttggatagtgttctcgaagccacaaacatgagtctgaccaaactgcgggaggtagtggaggacagaggtgcctggcgtgctctggtccatggggtcacgaagagtcggacacgactaaacgactaaacaacaacaacaataataataataataataataattaatagacCTTTAGCTGCACACAGTTTAATGAGCTTGATCCAAGCATGAAAAAAATGACTGTCCACCCTCACAGGAACATAAAAAGGTCTTCTAACAGAGCTCAGGCTATTTGCCCATCTACCCTAGTGTTTTCTCCCAGCTTGGTGtcctcccatcacctctgaccattgaCTGTGCTGCCTGCgattgatgggagctgaagtcccaacaacatctggagagtgccaggttgggggaggctggtcTACTCctgcctactctggctggcagcaactctccatcACTTGCTATCAAATCCTTGCTACCTGGACTTTCTGCAAGCAAACAGAAAGCAGATCTAAGCTACGTGTGATAATTAAATTATCGAGAGACACCTTGTTTTCTTTTGTCTACTGTAGAGATTGTGTATAAACAGTTCATACCGTTCTGACCTCACAAAAGGAAACAGATAAAGCAGTATCTGCattagaacattttttaaaataaaagcaaatattgGGACACAATCAAGATTTATGATACATCATAATAAATAGGAATGGTTTTGATTATCATCTGTCCAAAGATTGCTGTATTGGGTCCCAAATtgagcaaatattttaaaatgttgcctGAATTCAAGACATTATTTTCCTACCTTTAAACTAAACATTATACATCAAATTTAACCATTTTAACTTCTAGGTTTTGATAACCACTCACACATAGTAGGGAGGCTTGCACTGTCCAATTCTTGTGGAACCAAGATCCTAAATGAAACCACAAAAGCAAAAACCAGCTTTACTTGTGGTCTGCTACCCTGTCCTTCCAAATATCCCAACAAAATCACTGCAGAGTCCAAAGGTAAAGTATCCCCCTGTTTGTTTTGTCTAAATCCTCAGTTGCCTCACCCCAGGACCAGTGTATTTTGATGTAAGATAGGCACACATTTCTGAATCTACACTTATCCTTCAGAGTGATTGACAGGCTATTCCTTGAAATGGGAATGTGGTTTTGGTGTGAGAAGCTTACGATCAGGAGAAGTTTAAGTGATTTTGAAATCAAGAGTCCTTGAGGTTAAATGCATGGTGGATCCTGCAGTAGGGTCTGACTGGGTGCTTTTCAGATCCCTTGCAGCCCTGGGAGTTTTGATTCCACAGGTTCCAGGAATGAGCCACCTTGCCATTCTGCATAGCAAAGAGTTCTGTGCAATTCCAAAGTTTACACACCAACAATAACCAAATAAACCTAGCACCTCCTctgttttgaaattttaagagaatgCCAAATCAGAGCTATACCAGTCCTGACCAATAAGATTATAGTTATTTAGTTtgtttattctcccccccccccgcatgctccTTGTTATGCTCCTTTGAGCGTCTCAACATTATCATAATCGGAGAACCACAAGCATTTTAATCACAACAAACCTTCTGTACCTTTTCCATACTAAAATCTCTTTATTTTATTGCCACTCTTGAGAGTGCAGTCCTCTGTACACTTTCTTGAGAGTAAGTTTCACTGATCGTAATGGAATTTATTTCTGAAGAGGCATGGCTAGGATTGCCCTGTAAACCGACGACTGCaatttctcctcccactcctAGCTGATTCCACTTGTGCTTGTCAGGCAGAAaaatcaacaggtgaagctttccccactGCTTCACCTTTGTGCAGAGAAAATCATCACCTGTTGGATTCCTGCACTCAGTCAACCAGCCAACCAATGCGGCTACTCTTCCCCGCCCCTCGCAGACTCTCCTTACCTGCAAGGAGGAGAGTGTGATGTCCGAGTTCTGCAAAGACAGTTCCCATCAGGGGTCACCCGAAACTATCCATGGAGGGAGCGCAGGGTCTTCCGATAGAGGTGGGAAAACAGCCcgcttcttcctctctctgaaATCCCTCTTTTTCTCCTCCGTCTACATCTTTTTCCTCCTGTGATCCTACTCCAATCCCctgcctccccctctttcctttcctttttgttttttttgtttttttggcttcCCTTCAGCCTATCAGGAGTGGCGATTGGAGGCGCCTTTGAAGTCGGGGAGCGAACCAATCATTAAAATAGATTGAATGATTTCAAAGAGGGGCCTGGCTAGATCTCCTTTAAGTGGCGGGCTCCCCCGCTGGGGTGCTTGTTATGGATGCAAAAGGGGTTGATTGGGCTGGTGCGATCAAGATAGCGGAGCTTTCTCTTTTTATCTCTTTAAAGGTGCAGGGCAAGGGGAGCTGGAcggggaggagagaaggggcaAACCAGAGGCAGGTACGCGATTCCTAAATGCAACCACTTACGCGCTCGGTACTGCGCGGGTGCGCATGTTATGGCGGCCCATGTGCCCATCTCTGTGGAAATCAGCACAGGGTGCGCCCAGGGCAGGACTGAGGAGCAGAAGTCCAGGGCCCCCAAACTGCAGCAGCGCTGCCCTTGGCACATTTGTAAAGCAAGTGAAGTCAACATgtacagaggcggatttaggggcgCACGAAGGGTTTGGTCGCACTGGGAGGCTGCAACTGTGATTTAGAACAGAGCGCGAAAGGCggaggggtgctgaattttggcgtcgcacagggtgctgctgaaatttgagagcccaagatCCATCACTGAATACGCAATACCATCCAAAGTGTGGAAGCTAATATCATTAAGACCAGAGTCTCAAATTGCCCAACAGAAGCAATGAGTGAAGAAGTGGAATTGGGAAAGATCTGGTTAGCTCTGCTGGGGCCATGCCTGATCTCCAAGAGTTGAGGGGCCCTGTTTGTACCAGGCCTATGTGTGCGTGCGCTTAAACATGGTTTGACTCCTGCATATACAGTCCATGCCCTCCACAAATGAGGATGCAAGAGCCTAAACATATTTGGATGTGCACGCAAAGACTTTAGGCAAATGGCACCCTTGAATGCATGAGGGCAGGGCTTTTGGGAGTGAACTTACCATGAATACATTTCTACACAGAGGAATGCATGAACACATCACATCCCCAGTGAGTGAATGCAAAGAGGGGTGGTGAGGGTTTAATGGTAGGCCTCCAATCTTCAAACATCTCCTCCAGTTCATCAGCCAATAGTCACTGAAACTGGTCAAGGAAATGCTTTGGACAACTTCTCCAGACCAGCATCAACTCTCTGGCATTGGCCGTAGCATTAGCtagagcaggggtgcccaaactttttttcaaagagggccagatttgatgaagtgaacatgtgtgaccAAAACTTGCCAACCAGAGCtttttttaggactgaagttgttgagcttttttaaggatttgacccccaataaataaacggccacagggccagattaggcccccaaaatggactttggacatgcctgagctAGAGTGAGGCACTGGCCTCAGGTGGTTGATTCGGGGTTTCGTGAAAGGACAGCAAACTCTTATAATTTGCGATGGTCCCAGAGAGGAAGAGTCACATTTGTGGGTTTttcctcaggtgtcaaaataatGTGACTGGCCTTGGGTGCTTATGCAGCTTGACTGTGAGAGAAAGAGCAGCAAAATATCTAGGGACAGTTCTGGCTACTGTCAGTACCAGGACccgcccacccatgaggcaaggtgaggcagcagaatccacagaGCAGCAAAACTGGCCTCCAGGGAACGCATTGCTGCTGTTGCGGCAGCAGCGACAGCTGCGGTGTGCTCCTTTGGGGCCACTCCTGTCGCcgctacagtggcctcttggccaATAGGGGGCACTGCTGGTCCCCTTCCATCTTTGTTCCAGGTGTAGATCTTTATCCTTcccttgttcctggtgtagatcttcactcaccccttcttccctggcagtgggggatgccattttgtggcttgcctcaggtgtcaaaatgtcttgggccagccctggtcagTACCATAGACCACAAGTTTAGGATCCTGCAACCCTCTTCCACTGAATTTGAGCCAGTCAATAGTAATGGCCTAAAtgtgggaggagcagggaaggtAGCTTTATGTGGTACCCATCCTACCCTTGCCACTGTTCCATTCCACCCCTGCAGAATGTGTGGGGTTTTGATAACTCCCATCTCTGGCACTTCCAGGTATTAGTGGTAGACTCCTGCCTAAAGCccctgagagccgctgccagccagtgtagataatactgaatgGGTAGTCCAGTGGTCAGACtttgaataaggcagcttccaatgttcctaacCCATCTTCAGCCCAAGCCATAAAAACTGGCAGAGGAATTGAAGATGTGCATTGCCCTCTTGATTTcaagacagtggttctcaaaggtgtggcaggagaggatggccacagtggcaggaagattcaaggacaaccaAAGAAACATTTACACATTTCAGTAGAGTAGAGTAGAGTAGAGTAGCGtagagtagagtggtacctcgggttacagacgcttcaggttacagactccactaacccagaaatagtacctcgggttaagaactttgcttcaggatgagaacagaaatcgcgctccggcggcgcggctgcagcgggaggccccattagctaaagtggtgcttcaggttaagaacagtttcaggttaagaacggacctccagaacaaattaagttcttaacccgaggtaccactgtatctctctatctatctctctatctctctctatatatttaatatataacCTGAAACAATATCCCCCCCTCTTTTCAAGAGCcttggctattcttctacagttctccacaaCGTATTGGTGTGGACAGGGATTTTCGACCCTGATagatatgaaagatcagaaaacagaaaggcttctttgtgttggtGCGGAaatgagagtttgtttgtctcaaaaTTAGACCtgatataaatgagattacaCGGCAAAAACAAGCTCACACCTCTTACTGAGTCTGTATACATACTTCAGGTACATACGTAAGAGGCTCACTTATAATGACATAATTACATTCATGTTCTCTGCGCCCTccaatgattcatgttcttatgtagctgcattgtttgatactttctggatgtctcatgttcatattataaagtagttgtgttctgtgctCTAAATCAAGCAGTGTTAggagtttctttttgttttccaatgtctTATCAATAGAAATTCAGTGTGGCACGAGCAAATTTTTATTGCGAAAGTGTGGCCCAACgggaaaaaagtttgggaaccgctGCGTCAAGAGGTAGAATTGATAGAAGacagcagtctgaaagcagtaGCCTCCAGCTGGCTAGGACCGGGAGTTTGGGAGGCCAGTGGCCCACACAGACCAAAACCATAACACAGACTGGAACAGTTTGGGCCCAGGCGCCCTCCAAGCCCCATTTCCACTTTTGGAAGAAAGGGGACATAGGGAGTCCAAAGTGTTCAAAATCTAGATTACAAACTCATTGGGACTGGGACTTCTCTTTCCTACTTGCCTTTTTCTTGTTtatcgaaacaaaataaaaaaattccttccagtagcaccttagagaccaactaagtttgctattggtatgagctttcatgtgcatgcacacttcttcaggtacttGTTTATGTTACTCTGTAAGGCACCAtgtgtaatagtaatagtagtagtagtagtaataataataatagtgataatagCAACAATGTCTAAAAGAAAATTATCAGGTCCCTTACCGAGAAGGAAGCCATGGCAATTAGCTATTTCAGTTTCTAGCACGACTAAGGAGTGCCACAGGCAGACTTTTTGCAGATACAGGGTACCGTACTTTGGCAAAAGGCAAGGACAAACCTAGAAAGCAGCATGCTTGCTCCATGACGTTATACAGGGATGGGGatcctgtgactctccagatatttttggactcctactcccatcagccccagccaccgtGACcaagctgggagttgtagtcaaacatctggagggccacacggtCATCACCCCTGGTGTAACATCACCTATCCTTCTTTCCCAAGCTTTTCAAACAGTTGCTATTcttattgtttgcttgttttgctgctttgcttTTTGGTTACCGTAAATATCTCTGAAGGGACA comes from Podarcis raffonei isolate rPodRaf1 chromosome 2, rPodRaf1.pri, whole genome shotgun sequence and encodes:
- the LOC128404870 gene encoding transcription factor Sp5-like, which encodes MFQLWSNEVPSGSHTTMAFGLPKLPYHGQGPASSGSAHELPLTPPAEPTYSFELSPVKMLAPTMPHSYAFPEAQDFSSFLQGPRPLGPAPPPGTTSTDDGPWWSLQQPGNFSLGRPLVLSPQPPLAALLQGTPKGFLGTTRRCRRCKCPNCQAVNGASEEPGRKKQHICHLPGCGKVYGKTSHLKAHLRWHAGERPFICSWLYCGKSFTRSDELQRHLRTHTGEKRFGCQLCPKRFMRSDHLAKHVKTHQGKRMRGMAMVAAAVGIKQE